A stretch of Blautia liquoris DNA encodes these proteins:
- a CDS encoding APC family permease, giving the protein METNQKLKKNFGVWTAISTVVGCVIGAGVFFKPYAIYQATGGAPGMGILAWIFGGLASIVAALTFAEVAVLIPETGGMVAYLGEVYNEKIGFLAGWMQTVIFYPAFLAGYGVKVGSEIGEYIGMRYELPIAIAVILFLVSLNTLGSRTSGRIQVVSTICKLIPLILLMVFGFIFGGGNNPIFTPIVAADKNPSSVLGSTLLAVLFAFEGWTNVGAIAGEMKHPGRDLPRAIVGGVSIIMAVYLIINVAYLWVLPANQLMTLESPASAVAMKIFGPTGGLLIKIGIIISVIGAANGFLMSGSRVTYLLASKKSLPASSSLSKLNRNQVPANAIILIGFLACLYSLSGRFDMLTDLAVFSCWIFYTLTFTCVIKLRRIKPGVPRKYKVPFYPVTPILAILSGFYVIISQLFLSGRFTRVLSFGSILITLLGLPVYHLSKKYYSASTK; this is encoded by the coding sequence ATGGAAACCAATCAGAAACTAAAGAAGAATTTCGGTGTCTGGACGGCGATATCCACGGTTGTGGGATGTGTCATCGGTGCCGGAGTATTCTTCAAGCCATATGCGATCTATCAGGCCACAGGAGGTGCTCCCGGCATGGGGATCCTGGCATGGATCTTTGGCGGACTGGCAAGCATCGTGGCTGCTCTCACATTTGCGGAAGTTGCCGTCTTGATCCCAGAAACCGGAGGTATGGTGGCTTATCTGGGTGAGGTCTACAATGAAAAAATCGGCTTTTTGGCCGGGTGGATGCAGACTGTAATTTTTTATCCGGCATTTTTGGCCGGATACGGTGTAAAAGTTGGCTCGGAGATTGGAGAATATATAGGAATGAGGTATGAGCTTCCCATTGCAATAGCCGTCATCCTATTCCTGGTTTCACTAAACACTTTAGGCTCCAGAACCTCCGGACGTATTCAAGTCGTTTCCACCATATGTAAACTAATTCCGCTTATCTTATTGATGGTTTTTGGATTCATCTTTGGAGGCGGAAACAATCCGATTTTTACACCGATAGTTGCAGCAGATAAAAATCCTTCCTCTGTTCTCGGTTCTACCCTGCTGGCCGTTCTTTTTGCTTTTGAAGGCTGGACAAATGTAGGTGCAATTGCCGGAGAGATGAAACATCCCGGTCGTGACCTTCCCCGTGCTATTGTCGGCGGTGTCTCTATCATCATGGCAGTATATCTTATAATTAACGTTGCATACTTATGGGTACTTCCGGCTAATCAGCTTATGACTCTGGAATCACCCGCATCTGCAGTGGCTATGAAAATCTTTGGACCGACTGGAGGTTTATTAATTAAGATTGGTATCATCATATCCGTCATAGGAGCCGCCAATGGTTTCCTGATGTCCGGATCACGGGTTACATATCTGCTTGCATCAAAAAAATCTCTTCCCGCAAGTAGTTCTCTTAGTAAACTAAATAGAAATCAGGTGCCTGCCAACGCAATCATCCTGATTGGATTTCTTGCCTGTCTTTATTCATTAAGCGGAAGATTCGATATGTTGACAGATCTTGCTGTATTTTCCTGTTGGATCTTTTATACCTTAACCTTCACCTGTGTCATAAAGCTGCGCAGGATAAAACCAGGTGTACCACGCAAATACAAAGTCCCTTTTTATCCTGTTACTCCGATTCTGGCAATTCTAAGCGGTTTTTATGTGATAATCAGCCAGCTCTTCCTTTCAGGCAGATTCACTCGGGTCCTCTCTTTTGGAAGTATCCTCATCACTTTGCTAGGACTTCCGGTATATCATCTTTCAAAAAAATATTATAGTGCCTCAACGAAATAA
- a CDS encoding uracil-xanthine permease family protein, whose amino-acid sequence MEKATRRSNSELFKLDGTPSWGSAVPQALQHVLAMLVGNITPPMLIAATCNLSAKDQIMLTQAAMLIGAITTLLQLFPVFGFGMGLPNVMGVAFAYMPILTMIGKQYGIAAIFGAQLVAGFVSIFIGMAMSKIRRFFPPIVSGTVVLSIGLSLYKTALTYIGGGNAQAEDFGSGKAWILAIITLVVTLGCSLFGKGYIKVSGMLIGIVIGYIVALFMGDTISFKGVVDAKILSVPTPFHFGLEFHPDAIIMMILMYVVQAVQTIGDVSSTAMGGFGRQATDKELGGAIKGQSICGMIGACFGGLPTDPYSQNVGLIATTKVVSKRVFVLVVGFMALAGVCPKFSALVATIPQPVLGGATITVFAAITMSGIQLLTEQPLNYRNKMIVGISLAIGVGIDAVPQILQFCPQMVKNIMGSSLMVSFLIVFILNIIVPEDNSPAD is encoded by the coding sequence ATGGAAAAGGCAACAAGAAGATCAAACTCCGAACTCTTTAAATTGGATGGAACACCATCGTGGGGAAGTGCAGTTCCTCAGGCACTTCAGCATGTGCTCGCTATGTTGGTAGGGAATATTACACCGCCAATGCTAATAGCAGCTACATGTAATCTCTCAGCAAAAGATCAGATCATGCTGACTCAGGCAGCTATGCTGATTGGTGCAATCACTACTTTGTTACAACTATTCCCGGTATTCGGATTCGGTATGGGATTGCCGAATGTCATGGGTGTTGCATTCGCATATATGCCGATACTTACTATGATTGGTAAACAGTATGGCATAGCGGCAATCTTCGGAGCACAGCTAGTAGCAGGGTTTGTTTCAATATTCATTGGAATGGCAATGAGCAAGATACGAAGATTTTTTCCTCCGATTGTCAGTGGAACGGTGGTTCTTAGTATTGGGTTATCACTGTATAAAACAGCCCTTACGTACATTGGAGGAGGAAATGCTCAGGCGGAAGATTTTGGTTCGGGGAAAGCATGGATTCTTGCAATTATTACTCTAGTTGTTACTCTTGGCTGCAGTTTATTCGGAAAAGGCTACATAAAAGTTTCCGGAATGCTGATTGGTATTGTAATCGGTTATATTGTAGCTCTATTTATGGGAGATACCATTAGTTTTAAAGGTGTGGTAGATGCGAAAATTCTTTCAGTACCTACGCCATTTCATTTTGGACTGGAATTTCATCCTGATGCAATCATTATGATGATATTAATGTATGTAGTACAGGCAGTACAGACGATCGGTGATGTATCATCAACTGCAATGGGTGGTTTCGGAAGACAGGCAACTGATAAGGAACTCGGCGGAGCAATTAAAGGACAAAGTATTTGTGGTATGATAGGTGCTTGTTTTGGAGGACTTCCGACAGATCCTTATAGCCAGAACGTCGGACTGATAGCAACAACGAAAGTTGTTTCAAAGAGAGTATTTGTTCTGGTTGTTGGATTTATGGCTCTTGCAGGTGTATGTCCGAAATTCAGTGCACTGGTGGCTACAATTCCTCAGCCTGTACTTGGAGGTGCTACAATTACCGTATTTGCAGCAATCACAATGTCAGGGATTCAGCTGTTGACGGAACAGCCATTGAATTACCGCAATAAGATGATTGTCGGTATTTCTCTTGCTATTGGTGTTGGAATCGATGCAGTTCCACAGATTCTTCAGTTCTGTCCGCAAATGGTTAAAAACATCATGGGAAGTTCTCTGATGGTTTCTTTCCTGATTGTATTCATCTTGAACATCATTGTACCGGAAGATAACTCACCGGCGGATTAA